In Roseofilum casamattae BLCC-M143, a single window of DNA contains:
- a CDS encoding 3-oxoacyl-[acyl-carrier-protein] synthase III C-terminal domain-containing protein — protein sequence MNASIGIRSLTLAFPNTIRTNDYWRERCPHLLPKARKRQRNVATMEDADLWSQAVAPYLADPFRGAKERRILQPEESGLALESRAAKEAIALAGLTPEAVDLALVTALFPDRPGPGHAAYLAREIGLHCPAWNIESTCSSVLVALETARTFIASGRYEHILIVVSHFGSNATDNSDSFSWSLGDGAGALIVSLVPEEEGILSVAIAPATETCNAYRYELADNSKGQPHILARTGDNAISLAETAVDAARSCCQKAAEMAGVSLTDIDFFAFNTPTAWYADVCIRALGIDRDRALNLYPRYSNIGPVFPLANLERAARVGKLNPGDLVLIYANGAAATSAAVIIRWGETVLGEPPAPPLNISATEESIASCVPQEEQISPKLPSYRDILTALPPERPTLVATYLLGWLAVYLQCSPEELSADLSFGGLVDSLVAIELKRRLEEDFRIPIPLQQFLGENNSDRLAAYLCDRLLVKELKNTLTVQTDRPREIVHL from the coding sequence ATGAACGCTTCTATCGGCATTCGTTCCTTAACTCTAGCCTTTCCCAACACCATTCGCACCAATGATTATTGGCGCGAGAGATGTCCTCACTTGCTTCCGAAAGCGAGAAAGCGACAGAGAAACGTTGCAACTATGGAGGATGCCGATCTTTGGTCTCAGGCCGTTGCACCTTACCTCGCCGATCCCTTCCGAGGGGCGAAGGAGCGACGTATTTTGCAACCGGAAGAATCGGGACTAGCCTTAGAATCTCGGGCAGCTAAAGAAGCGATCGCCCTTGCCGGACTAACTCCAGAAGCAGTGGATCTGGCCTTAGTTACCGCCCTATTTCCCGATCGCCCCGGTCCCGGTCATGCCGCTTATTTGGCTCGGGAGATCGGGCTGCATTGTCCGGCGTGGAATATTGAATCCACCTGTTCCAGTGTCCTAGTGGCCTTAGAAACCGCTCGCACCTTTATCGCGTCGGGACGATACGAACATATCCTCATTGTGGTTTCTCATTTTGGCTCAAATGCGACGGACAATAGCGATTCCTTCTCTTGGTCTTTAGGAGATGGAGCAGGCGCATTAATCGTCAGTCTAGTTCCAGAGGAAGAAGGAATATTGAGCGTAGCGATCGCCCCCGCAACCGAAACTTGCAATGCCTATCGTTACGAACTAGCCGACAATAGCAAAGGCCAACCTCACATCTTGGCGCGAACGGGAGATAATGCCATCTCTCTGGCTGAAACCGCCGTGGATGCAGCGCGCTCCTGCTGTCAAAAAGCTGCCGAAATGGCTGGAGTTAGCTTAACTGACATTGACTTTTTCGCTTTCAATACCCCGACGGCTTGGTATGCCGATGTTTGTATTCGAGCTTTAGGAATCGATCGCGATCGCGCTCTCAACCTCTACCCTCGTTATAGCAACATCGGACCTGTTTTCCCTCTGGCCAATTTAGAGCGTGCCGCTCGCGTTGGGAAACTCAACCCAGGCGACCTCGTTTTAATTTATGCCAATGGTGCTGCTGCCACCTCTGCCGCTGTCATCATCCGTTGGGGAGAAACAGTTCTGGGAGAGCCTCCCGCTCCTCCTCTCAACATTTCCGCTACTGAAGAGAGCATCGCCAGTTGTGTGCCACAGGAAGAACAAATCTCCCCAAAACTGCCCTCATATCGAGACATATTAACTGCTCTACCTCCAGAACGCCCTACCCTCGTCGCCACCTATCTTTTAGGTTGGTTGGCGGTTTATCTGCAATGTTCCCCCGAAGAACTGAGCGCAGACTTATCCTTTGGCGGTTTAGTTGACTCCCTCGTGGCGATCGAACTGAAGCGACGTTTAGAGGAAGATTTTCGGATCCCTATTCCCTTACAACAATTTTTGGGCGAGAACAATAGCGATCGCCTCGCTGCCTATCTCTGCGATCGCCTTCTGGTCAAAGAACTAAAAAACACCCTGACTGTTCAAACCGACCGACCTCGAGAAATTGTCCATCTTTAG
- a CDS encoding holo-ACP synthase produces MIDNSWKLYNPTGDRALTLVEVDSLRGIDEDQYFTLTERNSFERGERRLQYLGGRLAAKQSILSYLPELSYQDLEIRRLPGGAPAVAFGDRGQIANSHVGLGEWLVSISHTSRYAVAWAIGKHDIMPAC; encoded by the coding sequence ATGATCGATAATTCCTGGAAACTTTACAACCCGACTGGCGATCGCGCTTTAACTTTAGTCGAAGTCGATAGCCTGCGAGGGATTGATGAAGACCAATACTTTACCCTCACCGAACGCAACTCTTTTGAGAGAGGAGAACGACGGTTGCAGTATCTAGGAGGTCGTCTGGCAGCAAAACAGAGCATCCTCAGTTATTTGCCCGAACTCTCGTACCAAGATCTGGAGATTCGCAGATTGCCCGGTGGCGCGCCTGCTGTTGCGTTCGGCGATCGCGGTCAAATTGCCAACTCTCATGTTGGTCTGGGGGAATGGCTGGTCAGTATCAGCCATACTTCTCGCTATGCTGTCGCTTGGGCGATCGGCAAGCATGACATAATGCCCGCTTGTTAA
- a CDS encoding anthranilate synthase component I family protein: MVTQAKGRTKKKYREQFFPNHNIEPLVVLNNIQKAGLLDRYIFYEGEGEVRIAIGEYIKIAVGSDRIEMSGNEVNSQPIRDPFKQVEEMLNALPLENWTAYGYIAFDMASFYCSYSKQSQNELLYLIIPEIELIFIPEGICCRSIEANDDIGTLLMHEMPLPTYAATSVSIDFSDRQDYEGRVAELIGAIKDKRLQKAIISRTAKYSGELNVLGTYAIANQTNNACRSYAFNLGNIKGVGFSPEILMKATDGRSVVTNPLAGTRPRGKTLEEDLHLYAELFSDAKEVKEHALSAWLAQQEMASVCLPKSVGVFNFMEIKKYRCVQHLSSRVGGLLQSDRTLWDALKVLFPGITVSGIDKQQALHWIDRLEDEPRGLYAGSIGWVSDNGQADFALAIRSVFQYGDTIHLNAGAGIVAESVPANEYTESVNKMNTMLANLVIE; the protein is encoded by the coding sequence ATGGTAACTCAAGCAAAAGGTCGTACGAAAAAAAAGTATCGAGAGCAATTCTTTCCCAATCATAATATTGAGCCTCTCGTAGTTCTGAATAATATTCAAAAAGCAGGACTCCTCGATCGATATATTTTCTATGAAGGAGAAGGAGAAGTCCGAATTGCGATCGGCGAATATATAAAAATCGCTGTCGGCAGCGATCGCATTGAAATGTCGGGGAATGAAGTCAATTCTCAGCCCATTCGCGATCCCTTCAAACAAGTTGAAGAGATGCTTAATGCCCTGCCTTTAGAAAATTGGACGGCCTATGGTTATATTGCCTTCGATATGGCGAGTTTTTACTGCTCGTACTCCAAACAAAGCCAAAACGAACTGCTTTACCTCATTATTCCCGAGATCGAATTAATCTTTATTCCGGAGGGAATTTGTTGCCGGAGTATCGAGGCGAACGACGACATTGGCACGCTTTTAATGCATGAGATGCCATTGCCGACTTACGCGGCGACTTCCGTCTCCATTGACTTTAGCGATCGCCAAGATTACGAAGGTCGAGTTGCAGAACTCATTGGCGCCATCAAAGACAAGCGCTTGCAAAAAGCCATTATTTCCCGCACCGCCAAGTATTCGGGAGAATTAAACGTTCTCGGAACTTATGCGATCGCCAACCAAACCAATAACGCTTGCCGTTCTTACGCTTTTAATCTGGGCAATATTAAGGGAGTCGGTTTCAGTCCTGAAATTCTCATGAAAGCAACAGACGGGCGATCGGTCGTTACCAACCCTCTCGCTGGAACGCGGCCGCGAGGCAAAACCCTTGAAGAAGATTTGCACTTGTATGCCGAGTTATTTTCCGATGCCAAAGAAGTGAAAGAACACGCGCTTTCTGCTTGGCTAGCACAACAGGAAATGGCTTCGGTTTGCTTGCCCAAAAGTGTTGGCGTATTCAATTTCATGGAAATTAAGAAGTATCGTTGCGTTCAGCATCTTTCCTCTCGCGTGGGCGGTCTCCTGCAATCCGATCGCACCCTCTGGGATGCTCTAAAAGTTCTCTTTCCGGGCATTACAGTTTCTGGGATAGACAAGCAGCAAGCATTGCACTGGATCGATCGCCTCGAAGACGAACCTCGAGGCCTCTACGCTGGCAGTATTGGCTGGGTAAGCGACAACGGACAAGCCGATTTTGCTCTTGCCATTCGCTCGGTTTTCCAATATGGAGATACCATTCATCTCAATGCCGGAGCGGGAATTGTTGCCGAGTCCGTTCCCGCTAATGAATATACCGAGTCGGTTAACAAAATGAACACGATGCTTGCCAATCTTGTTATTGAGTAA
- a CDS encoding class I SAM-dependent methyltransferase has protein sequence MVLTTRARADEDRNSNGLFRDRHAREWSDRLSWNSELNSFYSKSTQAGWAIRAEHFDRVVQRHLARCQNPLVIELGAGLSSRYYRLQQENLYWINLDLPEVNDIRKQLDRETENYKFIGASALDFDWMEQLPSRPSEDIIIVAEGLLMYFDSESVTRLITKMRQRFPEATFIFDVVGTSYRKSAKKLEALGAPLQWFVKDIDEVARMGLEIVEARSLFQLHPERWGIMCLLTWLPFIRSMTLILETKLKP, from the coding sequence ATGGTTCTTACGACTCGAGCGAGGGCTGACGAAGATCGGAATTCTAACGGTCTTTTTCGCGATCGCCACGCCCGAGAGTGGAGCGATCGCCTCAGTTGGAACTCGGAACTCAACTCTTTTTACAGCAAGTCTACCCAAGCCGGTTGGGCTATTCGTGCAGAACACTTCGATCGCGTGGTCCAACGTCACCTAGCCCGCTGCCAGAACCCCCTTGTTATCGAGTTAGGAGCGGGTTTATCCAGTCGATACTATCGCTTGCAACAGGAAAATTTATACTGGATTAATCTTGATTTGCCAGAAGTCAATGATATTCGCAAACAACTCGATCGCGAAACCGAGAACTATAAATTTATCGGAGCTTCTGCCTTAGACTTTGACTGGATGGAGCAACTGCCCTCGAGACCTTCGGAGGATATTATTATTGTTGCCGAAGGTTTATTAATGTACTTCGATTCGGAATCTGTCACTCGACTTATCACAAAAATGCGACAACGTTTTCCCGAAGCAACTTTTATCTTTGATGTTGTGGGAACATCCTATCGCAAGTCAGCTAAAAAACTGGAAGCCTTGGGCGCTCCTTTACAGTGGTTTGTCAAAGATATTGACGAAGTTGCTCGTATGGGACTGGAGATTGTGGAAGCTCGTTCCTTATTCCAATTACATCCCGAACGGTGGGGAATAATGTGTTTGCTGACTTGGTTACCTTTTATTCGCTCAATGACTCTCATTCTTGAGACAAAGTTAAAACCATAA
- a CDS encoding helix-turn-helix transcriptional regulator encodes MAIELIFPRHGMQQGFPKLLEQMNSQNLYFYDVERTEAQLEWLKEIGRGSVRFTYLRSGLQISVEDQQMKENVVLQGQHLHTDPLKFYFLISGELSGVVGWPASCFVLQEGHNCLTACGGDRAQMTYYADRPYLAVTILLAPEFLRDYLEGNFDLLQPLLRGIEPSAETFFHAGPTSPAMQIALHQILHCPYEGAIAQIYIESKALELVALKLAQISEGKKLPSKKGPLQPQDLDCIHNAKEILIDNIESPPSLLELARKAGINDYKLKIGFREVFGTTVFGYLRDRRMEWARQLLLEQQMNVSEVAQTVGYASLSRFSTAFKHHFGTTPKTYQKSSQSH; translated from the coding sequence ATGGCTATAGAGTTGATCTTTCCACGGCATGGGATGCAACAAGGCTTTCCCAAACTGCTAGAACAAATGAATTCCCAAAATCTGTATTTCTATGATGTGGAGAGAACAGAAGCGCAACTGGAATGGTTAAAGGAGATCGGCAGAGGTTCAGTTCGGTTTACATATTTGCGTTCGGGCTTGCAAATCTCGGTTGAAGATCAGCAAATGAAAGAGAATGTGGTGCTGCAAGGCCAGCACCTTCATACCGATCCCTTGAAATTCTATTTTCTAATTTCCGGCGAGCTTAGCGGTGTTGTCGGCTGGCCGGCTTCTTGTTTTGTCTTGCAGGAGGGACACAATTGCTTGACTGCTTGTGGGGGCGATCGCGCTCAAATGACCTACTATGCCGATCGCCCCTATTTAGCCGTAACGATTTTGCTCGCTCCAGAGTTTTTGAGAGACTATCTGGAAGGAAATTTCGACTTGCTCCAACCCTTGTTACGAGGGATCGAGCCTTCAGCCGAGACTTTTTTCCATGCCGGTCCCACCTCCCCCGCCATGCAGATCGCCCTTCATCAAATTTTGCACTGTCCTTATGAGGGCGCGATCGCGCAAATCTATATTGAGAGCAAAGCTCTCGAACTCGTGGCTCTCAAACTGGCTCAAATTAGCGAAGGTAAAAAATTACCGTCCAAAAAGGGGCCCTTGCAACCCCAAGATCTCGATTGCATTCATAATGCCAAGGAAATTCTAATAGACAACATAGAATCTCCCCCTTCCTTGTTGGAACTGGCCAGAAAAGCAGGAATTAACGATTACAAGCTCAAAATTGGCTTTCGCGAGGTCTTCGGAACGACAGTATTCGGTTACCTTCGCGATCGACGCATGGAATGGGCGCGCCAACTTCTTCTCGAACAACAGATGAATGTTTCGGAAGTTGCTCAAACCGTTGGCTATGCCAGTCTCAGTCGGTTTAGTACGGCATTCAAACATCATTTTGGCACGACTCCTAAAACGTACCAAAAAAGTTCTCAATCTCATTAA
- a CDS encoding phosphopantetheine-binding protein, translated as MEQNPSIDTQNTLKSILRNLGISEELLYDDALLYRDLQLDSTEIVEIALALKRQLGVALKLETRQDKTLAEVSQEIADARSSLA; from the coding sequence ATGGAACAGAACCCCTCTATTGACACTCAAAACACCTTAAAGAGCATTTTGAGAAACTTGGGTATTTCCGAAGAGTTGTTGTACGACGATGCTTTGCTCTATCGCGACCTGCAACTCGATTCGACTGAGATCGTGGAAATCGCTCTAGCTCTCAAACGGCAACTTGGAGTTGCCCTTAAATTAGAAACTCGTCAGGATAAAACTCTGGCTGAAGTGAGTCAAGAGATTGCGGATGCACGCTCGAGTTTGGCATAA
- a CDS encoding holo-ACP synthase: MHARVWHNLSEANWHGQHGPIAAIGIDLVEISQVESFLRRYDRDTLTLIFAAKELDASQLNPNPAQYLALCFASKEALGKALGTGLAEIHWFEIAARLNPLGRLSASLSGSARQKADELGWQHWEMSWLSWQNHLLVRAIAYQSITSNDS, translated from the coding sequence ATGCACGCTCGAGTTTGGCATAACCTCTCGGAAGCAAACTGGCATGGACAACACGGGCCGATCGCGGCAATTGGCATCGACTTGGTTGAAATTTCCCAGGTCGAAAGCTTTCTTCGCCGTTACGATCGCGACACTCTCACTTTAATCTTTGCCGCCAAAGAACTCGATGCCAGCCAACTCAATCCCAATCCCGCCCAGTACCTGGCCCTATGTTTTGCCAGTAAAGAAGCACTCGGCAAAGCACTGGGAACGGGGTTAGCTGAAATTCACTGGTTTGAAATTGCTGCCCGGCTCAACCCATTGGGACGCTTATCGGCTTCTTTATCGGGTTCTGCCCGCCAAAAAGCCGACGAACTGGGATGGCAGCATTGGGAGATGAGTTGGTTGTCTTGGCAGAACCATCTCCTCGTTCGCGCGATCGCTTATCAATCTATAACCAGCAACGATTCATGA
- a CDS encoding benzoate-CoA ligase family protein translates to MNDFLDPLPSNFNAAAYFLDRDSIREKGDNIAFYTKDTTYTYSQTRDRVRQTANLLAELGVERENRIAILLNNTPEFAFAFWGAIWLGAIPVPIVPSCSVEDVHYILHNSRAKVLLSDREGHARIGQIDSPFLRHSLSIDGEKETDTPSNRSFLSLLEEQNNLPLPADTHGDEPAFWLYTSGSTGKPKGVIHRQQSMVMCDRAYGRGVLGLAETDITYSVAPLAFAYGLGNSLYMPMAVGAAAVLSTTGNAFDIVADIDRYQPTIFFGIPSIYANLLAVRELAPLNVSSLRLCVSAAEQLPPTVWQQWRDAFGLEICEGIGTTEFLHIFLSNRPGACKPGTSGRPVPGYEVRVVDEDGQPQPANAIGNLEVKGESLMLGYWNRLSETRAALCGETMRTGDKYICDEEGYFKFMGRKGDLFKANGRWISPLEIEEILLQHPDILEVAIVPESKGGEQLTRIIAHIGLKPERRTSEALEKNIYQFAKQNLPHFKVPQSFCFVDRLPRTSTGKIHRKLLRGMASSPIPQS, encoded by the coding sequence ATGAACGATTTTCTCGACCCCTTACCCAGTAACTTTAACGCTGCTGCCTATTTCTTGGATAGAGATTCGATTCGAGAAAAGGGAGATAACATAGCGTTTTATACCAAGGATACAACCTACACTTACAGCCAAACTCGCGATCGCGTTCGACAGACGGCTAATTTACTCGCCGAACTGGGAGTAGAACGGGAAAACCGCATCGCCATTTTACTGAACAATACACCAGAATTTGCCTTTGCCTTTTGGGGAGCGATTTGGCTGGGAGCAATTCCCGTTCCCATCGTTCCCAGTTGTAGCGTTGAGGACGTGCATTACATTCTCCACAACTCGCGGGCCAAAGTTTTACTGAGCGATCGCGAGGGACACGCTCGAATCGGGCAGATTGACTCTCCCTTTCTCCGTCATTCTCTCTCAATTGATGGCGAAAAGGAGACCGACACCCCGAGCAATCGCTCTTTCCTCTCCCTCCTGGAGGAACAGAATAATCTGCCTCTCCCCGCAGACACCCACGGAGACGAACCCGCCTTTTGGCTCTATACCTCCGGCAGTACGGGCAAACCCAAGGGGGTCATTCACCGCCAGCAAAGTATGGTAATGTGCGATCGCGCTTACGGTCGGGGAGTATTGGGACTGGCCGAAACGGATATTACCTACTCCGTCGCTCCCCTCGCCTTCGCCTACGGATTGGGCAACTCCCTTTATATGCCCATGGCTGTCGGTGCCGCCGCCGTTTTGTCTACAACCGGCAATGCCTTCGATATTGTCGCCGACATCGATCGCTACCAACCGACTATTTTCTTTGGCATCCCCAGTATTTATGCCAATCTTTTAGCCGTGCGAGAGCTTGCCCCCCTCAATGTTTCCAGTTTGCGCCTGTGCGTTTCGGCTGCCGAACAGTTACCTCCAACTGTTTGGCAGCAATGGCGAGATGCCTTCGGTCTGGAAATTTGCGAAGGGATCGGCACGACAGAATTTTTGCACATATTTTTATCCAATCGACCGGGAGCCTGCAAGCCGGGCACTTCCGGCCGTCCCGTTCCCGGTTATGAAGTGCGCGTTGTAGACGAGGACGGACAGCCTCAACCTGCTAATGCCATCGGCAACTTAGAGGTGAAAGGAGAAAGTTTGATGCTCGGTTATTGGAATCGCTTGTCCGAAACCCGCGCAGCTCTATGCGGCGAGACCATGCGAACGGGGGATAAATATATCTGCGACGAAGAAGGCTACTTTAAGTTTATGGGACGAAAAGGAGACCTGTTTAAAGCTAACGGTCGGTGGATTTCTCCCTTAGAGATTGAGGAAATTTTATTGCAGCATCCCGATATTCTCGAAGTTGCGATCGTGCCCGAGTCAAAAGGCGGCGAACAACTGACGAGGATTATTGCCCATATCGGACTCAAGCCGGAACGTCGCACTTCTGAGGCTTTGGAGAAAAATATCTATCAGTTTGCCAAACAAAATTTACCTCACTTTAAAGTACCTCAATCATTTTGTTTTGTCGATCGCCTGCCCCGCACCTCGACGGGGAAAATTCATCGTAAATTGCTGCGGGGAATGGCCAGTTCTCCAATCCCACAGTCTTAA
- a CDS encoding TonB-dependent receptor domain-containing protein: MKNFHPLHSFWLAPAIVLVSASSAFAQIAEITNVRIESTPEGLEILLEGNGTETLELFQTVEGNRLIVEINNASLIGGAFERENPTEGVDLLEVTARDDNNIEVVVTGAIAAPEVSEVIQGNGLLNINLLVFREEGLILTVTAEKVEETIQDVPLSITAFSEQNIQDANIDSLDSVADNTPNFSFFGEGSLTGNFNIYTIRGLANSNFLSRDTVGFFVDDVPYDYGAFLDLDLVDVERIEVLRGPQNTLYGRNAQAGVVNIITKRPSNELEGKFIADYGNYNQRSVALSITTPIAEDRLFLRLSGQHRAQDGYIRNTVPDRDVGDISGSNLRGTLVWTPNDDWEISFGASYQEDNNETPILQLESDNTRFRVSQDFNNFSELQSNTQTLKIAYENPNFIGTAITTRRYSQQDLEFDSDLSEVDLLVAVADYDSTVYSQELRFQSPPSDNRFQWLIGGYYENRTFNVTADGLRFSSAAAEAFELPGAGFDRTQAEIEQITYAAFGQASYRPVDPLTFTLGLRYDAATIRMDQQRNLEVEGSDMVVPIVAFNDAETTSDALLPRFAIEYEVTDDATIYGSITRGYKPAGLNFRTESEDTLVINEELSWNYEIGVKTAWFDDRLIANLAVFHNVLNDFQVGLLDATGATRNIANAEVSITGLEFELKARPIVGLDLTAGFGYTNARYDSFFNRFTDESLDGNKLAYAPEFTLNLAAQYRSPEGLFARVELSTLGSYFTEETNTISQGTVTILDATLGYEVENYGIYLVADNIFDSRFFTSGAIVGAFGNVVTYNQPFTARVLFKASF; this comes from the coding sequence ATGAAAAATTTCCATCCTTTACACAGTTTTTGGCTAGCTCCGGCGATCGTCCTCGTTTCTGCCTCAAGTGCTTTCGCGCAAATCGCTGAAATTACCAACGTTCGTATCGAATCCACCCCCGAAGGATTGGAAATTCTCTTAGAAGGCAACGGAACCGAAACCCTAGAACTCTTTCAAACCGTAGAAGGGAATCGTCTCATCGTTGAGATTAACAATGCTAGTCTCATCGGTGGTGCCTTCGAGCGAGAAAATCCTACGGAAGGCGTGGATTTACTAGAAGTTACTGCCCGAGATGACAATAACATTGAGGTGGTGGTAACGGGGGCGATCGCCGCTCCCGAAGTTTCCGAAGTCATTCAAGGAAATGGACTATTAAACATTAATCTCCTTGTCTTTCGCGAAGAAGGTTTAATTCTAACCGTCACCGCCGAAAAAGTAGAAGAAACCATTCAAGACGTTCCCCTCAGTATCACTGCCTTTTCCGAACAAAATATTCAAGATGCCAATATTGATTCTTTAGACAGTGTTGCCGACAATACCCCTAATTTTTCGTTCTTTGGAGAAGGCTCGCTCACGGGTAACTTTAACATCTATACCATCCGAGGTCTGGCCAACAGTAACTTTCTCAGTCGCGATACAGTCGGATTCTTTGTCGATGACGTTCCCTACGACTATGGAGCATTTTTAGACCTGGATCTGGTCGATGTCGAACGGATTGAAGTGTTGCGCGGACCGCAAAATACCCTCTATGGCAGAAATGCTCAAGCCGGGGTAGTTAATATTATTACCAAAAGACCGAGTAACGAACTCGAAGGAAAATTCATCGCCGATTACGGGAATTATAATCAACGCAGTGTGGCTCTTTCAATTACTACCCCCATCGCAGAAGACCGCCTCTTTTTGCGCTTGTCGGGACAACACAGGGCACAAGATGGCTATATAAGAAATACCGTGCCCGATCGAGACGTTGGCGATATTTCCGGGAGCAATCTTCGCGGAACATTAGTTTGGACTCCTAACGATGATTGGGAAATTTCTTTTGGGGCTTCTTATCAAGAAGATAACAATGAAACACCGATTTTGCAATTAGAGAGCGACAACACTCGATTTCGTGTTTCGCAAGATTTTAACAATTTCAGCGAACTCCAAAGCAATACCCAAACCTTGAAAATTGCCTATGAAAATCCCAACTTTATCGGGACTGCAATTACAACCCGTCGTTATTCCCAACAAGACTTAGAATTCGATTCCGATCTTTCAGAAGTCGATTTATTGGTGGCTGTTGCCGACTATGATTCAACGGTATACTCTCAAGAATTACGCTTTCAATCCCCTCCTTCTGACAATCGTTTTCAATGGTTAATTGGAGGATATTACGAGAATCGTACCTTTAATGTCACCGCAGACGGATTGCGCTTTAGCAGTGCGGCAGCCGAAGCATTTGAATTGCCAGGGGCAGGCTTCGATCGCACCCAGGCTGAAATAGAGCAAATCACTTACGCTGCTTTTGGTCAAGCCAGCTATCGGCCTGTCGATCCCCTCACCTTTACCTTGGGATTGCGCTATGATGCCGCAACAATAAGGATGGACCAGCAGCGCAATTTGGAAGTCGAGGGTTCGGATATGGTGGTTCCTATAGTGGCATTTAATGACGCCGAAACCACCAGCGACGCTCTCTTGCCTCGCTTTGCGATCGAATATGAAGTCACGGATGATGCAACCATTTATGGAAGTATCACGCGGGGTTACAAGCCAGCCGGATTGAATTTTCGTACAGAAAGCGAGGATACTTTAGTCATTAATGAAGAACTTTCTTGGAATTACGAAATCGGAGTAAAAACAGCTTGGTTTGACGATCGCCTCATCGCCAATTTAGCCGTATTTCACAACGTCCTTAACGATTTCCAAGTCGGTCTGCTCGATGCCACGGGAGCTACCCGCAATATTGCTAATGCGGAAGTGAGTATTACAGGATTGGAATTTGAGTTAAAGGCCAGACCGATCGTTGGGTTGGATCTTACCGCTGGGTTTGGTTATACCAATGCTAGATACGATAGCTTTTTCAATCGCTTCACCGACGAAAGTCTCGATGGCAACAAGCTCGCCTATGCCCCAGAATTTACCTTGAATTTGGCAGCACAGTATCGATCGCCTGAGGGACTTTTTGCGCGGGTTGAATTGAGTACTTTGGGAAGTTATTTCACCGAAGAAACGAATACCATCTCTCAAGGTACAGTGACGATACTGGATGCAACGTTGGGTTATGAAGTCGAAAATTATGGGATTTATTTGGTCGCAGACAATATTTTCGATAGTCGCTTCTTCACTTCAGGAGCTATCGTTGGAGCGTTCGGAAATGTTGTGACTTATAATCAGCCTTTTACAGCTCGCGTTCTGTTTAAAGCATCGTTTTAA